The sequence AGATGAAGAGATTGAGGTTGAGGAAATTATTGAAGAGTCTCGTACGAAACGTCTCCAACGCACCACCAAGCAGCAAGTGGACAACATTAAAAATGCCTTCTCCAAAGAGAAAATGGAGAAGACCaaaataaagaccaaggaaaaccTTGAAAAGACCAAGCAGAGGACCCGTGAGAATCTGGAGAAGACAAGGCAGAAAACCCGTGACAACCTGGAGAAGACGAAGCATAACCTGGAGAAAAAGATCAACAAACTTGGAACCCGCATGACCCCCAACCAGGAGCGGAAGGCAAAGATAAAAAGCTCCAAAGATAAATTCAAGAAATCCCTCAGCCCTGATCACACAGTCTATGCTCGCTCCAAGACAACCGTGTACCGGGTCCCTCCCTTTACCTTTCATGTAAAGAAGATCCgggagggggaggaggaggtggtgcaAAACACAGAGATTGTGGAAGCGACGGACGGAGAGGCACAGCCAGAGGGAGAGGAGAACGGGCTGGGTGTGCatgtggaggtggaggaggggggGCTGGTGAATGTAGATGGTCCAGAGATGCAGGGTCTGGTAGAGGTGACTGAGGACTCTCAGCTGGTCAGGGTGGAACCAGAGCATCTAAGGAAGGTGGGAAGCGAATAAAGGTGCCAGGAAGACAAGTAAagaatgagaagaaaaaaatggtgATGAATGAGTTTAATTGAAAGGACACAGTAATGATCTTAGAGACTGTGTTGAGGTGATCACTGTCTGACACCTCATTTGCTCTCTGTTGTCTTTGTATCGTACCCAACAACGATGACTTCCATGTTTGCTTATATCTATTATGCAAATAATAGATATCTATATAAAACAATGGTAGAGTTTAAAATAGATTGTTATGCTAGACTTATGTGTATCAAGTGTttcaatgtttggttttcttttgtttctttggtTTGACTAACTGCCTGTCTGAAAGAAAGGCACAGTAAAAAGTTTTAATACCTCATAATGAAGAAATCATATTCAATCTTTCACTTGTTTGGCATGCACATTGTTATGTATGACCGGTGGTAGTTTTTGATATGGGTGATGTGGCTTTGTACCCAAAGAGGCACACTCTGGGCATAACCAGatggcagaaaataaataaataatttgtctggactgaattattctaCACTAATTAGATGCTGtaaagtttgtgattttaaaaacatttactctactattaaagaaaaggaattaaaaaggaaattctaagttttgtcaaaaatgttgatttttatggttttatgtgtatttgatctacctacctacctatctACCTGCCTGCCTAACTTATTATCAAATCAAATTTGTTTAGTTCCTGGTAAGTtatagtgctgtgaaaaagtatttccccccttacagatttgtcTTTGCCTTATTGTtacatgtaaatgttttagataatcaaacaaatttactatcacacaaagataacctgagtaaatacaaaaatcagtttttaaaggataatttaatttattaaaggaaCAAAGCTACctaaatcaaactgtttctatGTCAAAAAGAAAATGGCCTCCCTAttgaaatcatgaattaactatgattaaccacattttttgaAAAGCTGAGTTCAGTTTCACTAGCCAAACTAAAGACTGATTACTGCACGCCctgtatattcaattcaattcaattcaaaaatactttattaatcccaaagggattAAAAGAAATCCCtaaaatagaacctgtctgactacataaagtaggctaaaagatatCAAGGTGAATTTATCATGTCCTAATCTAAAtcaattcaagaacagatgagaaaaagtTACATCTATTTTCTGGAAGGGATTAAAATGACATTTCTAAGCAATCGGGACTACAGTGAACCGGACTGAGAGCCATTACCTACAATTGAAGAAAAACTGTGGTAAACCTGCCCAGGAGTGGCCGGCCTATTGAAAGCACTCCAAAAGCACATCAGTGACtcacagaacaacatctaaaggtCTGCAGGCCTCATCTGCCTTAGTCAAGGTCAGTGTTCAGGATTAGGAACACTGACCTTGGCAAAAATGCTAGCAATAAAAGAGCTCCAGGGTCAAAACCATTGctgatcaaaaataacacatttgtcaaaaagaaaacatttttacagtacccaagaatttaggaaaaatattCTATAACATAAAAGTGAAACTTTTAAGAAGAATCCTAATGCATCTGGTGTAAACGTAACACAGcagtcctgaaaaaaaaaacatattaacaGTCAAACGTGGTAGTGAAAGTCCAATGGTCCTGCTCTGCTtggctgcttcaggacctggacaactttCCATagttgatggaaccatgaattttaCTAGCAAAAAATTGTTTAGGGTATTGTCCAATCATCAATTCATGACCTTAAGATCAAGCTAGTTGGGTCATGCAGCAGGACCATGATCCGAAGCACATCTACAAGAAAATTCTTCAGGATTCCTCCCTTAAGCTCTGTCTGTTCTCCTTGCTGCTCCAGGGAAGTGCTTCAGGAAGTGCTTCAGGAGCCTGAAGAGCAGAATAAAAAGACTTCAATCCTCGAGCCATAAAAACTGTAGACTCTTTCCACAACTTGTCACGTTCACTGCATCTTAATTAATGTGACCTTTAGACAAAAAGGTTGTGTGATGCCTGCCTAATTGCAAGTAAGTGCTTGAATGCacaaagacattttatttatatttgaattttagacatttatttattgtgtttttagacaaatgttaatgttttgagtgaCTACACCATTGATGCCTATTTAATTTATAAATCCAATTTTAAAAGTCCCCCAAGTCCTCAGGCCGTTCATGCCTTAGAAGATCTAAGGCAATgttcaaaattcctccacagcaatgCAGAATAACCTTTTCCAATTATTCCAAACACTTAATGGCAGTTGTTACAGCCATAGGTGGTACAACAAGCTAGCATCTATTCtatatcatttgttttttgatgatctgaaacataaagggtcacaaaaaaagaaaacaaactgaatcaTGTAGGTGGGAAATACTtgttcacagcactgtacaaaCTAACAAGTTTTTCTTGCAGAATAAGCTTTTTCAGTGAGTGGGTACATGTGGGGCAGTTAAACAAGAAGCTTGCCCAGAGTGCTGTTCAAGCAAGAACCGCCTTTGTGTATGGCTGTGCGTAAGGAAAGTAGCTAACTGGCTGAGATAATGTAATGGGCATGTGGGTAACAGAGCGCAGTTCAATGTTTGTTCTTttggaaataataaaataactgaGAGGGTAGAAGCAGAGTACTAACTTACactaaagcttttaaaataaacattaggCATTGTTAGTGAAATGAAAGAGTTCACTATATTCTCAAATAGTTATTTTAAAACTGGAATAAGATTTGCCACCAATAGATGCCTCATAAATGAGAAGGATTTTGAAAGAATGGGATTTTTTTGTAAACTTTATTCAGCCATTGGTCAATCTATTTGGGATTTTCTGTCCTATTTTGTTGATAGTCGGCCTGTAATTCGATCCCATAGAAGTATGATCATGTATATTTTCTGAACtttgacaataaaaaaagagcTGTAGTTTATACTGTATTAAAATCTCTATTTGTTTGTCCATGTCTGCTCTACTTaaattactcgtactcgtacttgtcgtcttccgcttatccgggaccgggtcgcgggggcagcagactcagcagagacgcccagacgtccctctccccagacacctcctccagctcctccagggggagcccaaggcgttcccaggccagccgagagacatagtcccttcagcgtgtcctgggccgtcccctgggcctcctcctcccggtgggacgtgcctggaacacctcccgaggaaggcatccaggaggcatccggtatagatgcccgagctacctcaactggctcctctcgatgtggaggagcagcggctctacgccgagcccctcccggatggccgagctcctcaccctatctctaagggagtgcccggccaccctacggaggaagctcatttcagcctcttgtatccaggatctcgttctttcggtcatgacccaaagttcatggccataggtgagggtaggaacgtagaccgaccggtaaatcgaaagcttcgctttttggctcagctctctcttcaccacaacggaccggcacagcgcccccattactgtggcagcggCACCgatccatttttcccccactcgtgaacaagaccccgagatacttaaactcctccacttgaggcaggaactcccctccaacctgaagcggacaagccacccttttccggtcgagaaccatggcctcgtaCTTGGatgagctgattttcatcccagccgcttcacactcggctgcgaaccgccacagcgcatgctgtaggggttggctagagggggccagcaggaccacgtcatctgcaaaaagaagagacgaaatccactggtccccaaaccagaccccctccggcccttggctgcgtctcgaaatcctgtccataaaagttatgaacaggaccggtgacaaagggcagccctgccggagtccaacatgcactgggaacaggtccggcttagtgccggcaatgcggaccaaactcctgctccgctcgtacagggaccggatggcccctaataaagggcccccgattccatactcctggagcacccccatagggcatcacgagggacacagtcgaatgccttctccaggtccacaaaacacatgtgaaccggttgggcaaactcccatgaaccctcgagcaccctgtagagggtatagagctggtccagtgttccacggccgggacgaaaaccacactgctcctcctgaagctgaggttcgactattggccggactctcctctccaataccctggcgtaggccttaccagggaggctgaggagtatgatccccctgtagttggaacacaccctccagtccccttcttatgaagggggaccaccaccccagtctgccagtccggaggcactgtccccgaccgccacgcaatgttgaagaggcatgtcaaccatgacagcccaacaacatccagcgatttgaggtactcagggcggatctcatccacccccgaagccttgccaccgcagagctttttaaccacctcggtgacttcagcctgggtgatgaaagagtccaccccgagtccccagcctctgtttccaccacggaatgcgtgatggcaggattgaggagatcctcgaagtactccttccaccgcctgataatgtcgtcatttgaggtcagcagcctcccacccccactataaacagtgttggcgaagcactgcttccccctcctgaggcgccggacagtttgccagaatcgcttcgaggccaaccggtagtccttctccatggcctcaccgaactcctcccaggcccgagtttttgtctctgcaacagcccgggccacagcacgcttggcctcacggtacccgtcagccgcctcaggagtcccacaagccaaccacagccgataggactccttcttcagcttgacagcatcccttactgccggtgtccaccatcgggttctgggattgccgccgcgacaggcaccgcagaccttacggccgcagctacgggcagcagcatcgacaatagatgcggagaacatggtccactcggactctatgtctccaacatcccccgggatctggtcaaagctctcccggaggtgggagttgaatacatccctggccgagggctccgcctggcgttcccagcagaccctcactatgcgcttgggcctgccaagtctgtccggctttctcctcctccagcggatccaactcaccaccaggtggtgatcagtggacagctcagaccctctcttcacccatgtgtccataacatgcggccgaaggtctgatgatacgacaacaaagtcgatcatcgacctcctgcctagggtgtcctggtgccaagtgcactgatggacacccttatgtttgaacatggtgttcgttatggacaatccgtgactagcacagaagtccaataacaaaacaccgctcggattcagatcggggaggccattcctcccgatcacgcctctccaggtgtcactgtcgtttcccaggtgggcgttgaagtcccccagcagaataatggagtccccgggaggggcactatctagcacccccgacagggacaccaagaaggccgggtactccgcactaccactcggcccataggccgagacgacagtcagagacctatccccaacccgaaggcgcagggattaattttaaatgtttaatttaagtactcctccttgaaccgccaccttaacgtggtggaggggtttgagtgctcaaatgatcctagaggctatgttgtctaaggcctaaatgcccctggtagggtctcccatggcaaacaggctctagatgatgggtcagacaaagagcggttcaagaatccctcatgaggacaaaaatatcgaggcacgtgacgtcgcccggtacggccgagccggggtcccaccctggagccaggcctggggtcgggactcgccggatagcgcctggtggccgggttgctcctcgcgggacccggctgggccaagcccgaacgagagacgcgaggccatcccccagtgggcccaccacctgcagggggaaccgtgagggaccggtgcaaagaggattgggtggcggatgaaggtggagacctcagcagcccgatttctggatgcttaggctggctctagggacgtggaatgttacctcgctgggggggaaggagcctgagcttgtgcgggaggtcgagagatatcgactagaaatagtcgggctcgcctccacgcacagcgtgggttctggaacccatctctttgagaggggttggactctcttctactctggagtggcccacggagagaggcggcgggctggtgtgggtttgcttgttgccccccagctcaacTGTCTCGTGTTGgtgtttaccccagtggatttTTTGTATGAAAAAATGCAAACTTAATGTTAACATTTAAGATTAAGTTTGCATTTTTTCATACAACCTTTGTGGTCAAATATTTATGGTCTAATTTTTTTTGTGTAGTGTTCTTCATGCATTCAACAAttgtaacatttaaatatgtacTCGCTGAGTTTATCTGAGTCCACATCTGcactaagaaagaaaaacagctgtCTCCATGGTCACAGCTAATCTCAATACATGTGCAAGTCCTTGAAAAAAGTGCATTGTAACTGTAGACAGAAAGAGAATGGTCTGAAGAAACAATGAGAGTTAGATCAATGATAAaaagatgttaaaatgtgtCTACCATTCTAAATTTAGCTGAATAAAATCAGCATGTCATTAAGATTTATGTAAGACATATGACTGCAATTAATGTCAGAACACTGCAACAATATAATGCAAGTGTAAAATCTTCTTCAGACACTAGCTGTAATAATGTGCAGATGCACTGAATAATGAAAAGACCGTCTGCTCAGATGGAAAAAGCTATCTGCTCATTAATCTTAAAGTAAAGCTGTCATTTTTTGACAGGAAAAAAGGGCAAAGTACGATGAAAGGGTGCTGCTGTAATTGCAATATGCCCATAAGTTGATGCAAACAGACATTGACAGTGTTCAACCCATGCCATATTAGATCATGAAAGGAAAACACACCAGACAGAGACAAGAGGAGTGCTTCTATTTTACCTCCCTGCAGACTTGTCTGACCTTGGTCCGTTGTAGCTGCACAAAAGCCCATGTGCCAAGAAACACTGTTGAAATAATCAATGGCTCGGGAAATGCAATTAAGGAGAGTGCCCTCTAAATACTGAGCAGGGAAGAGAACAGAGACAAAAAGACAGACTGAATGCATGTGTGTGATATTGTCAATATGAGCTATGTATAAATAGCTAAGCATATAAGAGGAATTCTTACAAATTAGAAAAAGTGTAATTTATGGTcgtgtaaaaataaatactctTATAATTTTTATAGCTTTATCCTCCACTTTTGACAAAATATCTAAACTGACTTGGATTGTGAAGATATTTGTGCTTTTGGCACACTGGACATTTGCCCCACTGGAGGCTCTAACTGTGAAGGTGTTCTGGCACagtttgtcactaatgttacaTAATGTGACACATACTTTGATTATATATGTCTTTAGGACTCATGCTTACCATCGTCTTTTGTGTTACATGCCTCTTTTTACAACACCaatatgaattaaaaaaattatagttACCAATCTgctcctttattttttaataacctttaacTTCACAAGTGAGTGTCAGTTTAATTGTTTATTCCATCAGCGTACTGTGGAGACGTATTGACAATACTGTTAATTAATTTTTACTCCCCGAAATCAATAGAAAAAGCAATTGTGTTATTAACCTCGATGACGACAGCATTGCCAGTAACTCAGATGACTTCCAGGCTGGCTGTTCCGCTTAATGGCTCATCCGCCCTCTGGAACAGTCGAACTTTTAGGCCTAAATGTGGTCTTCAACCAGGGAGGGTGACTTTAGCGGAAGAGCTCAGTTGCGACAGCAGTAAACACAGTGACCTCAACCTAGCGTGCTGTCAGATCCCGCCTCTTTTCCGCAAGAACGGAATTCCTATTGGTTGTGGAAAAAACTACCCGCCAGTATTGGCAGTTCTAGGTGTCAGAAATAGCGAAACTGTGATGTGTTTGGCTGGCGCGCCTGCAGTCTGTTTAATGGTTTGGAAGCTTAGGAGTTGCGTCGGAGAAGAGTTTCTCGTGTTGGGGGGAGAAAAGcgataattattttgtttttgtgagttCCAACTCTTGTTTATGTTGGTTCGgggtttttctttaacataaaaGACTCAACTTCTACTGTCAGAGTATTTGGTTGAAAGTTTACGCTATTCGTCGGAGAAACTTTCCACAGAAGTGCCAACGACCGGGGTAAGACACTATAAATTacttctgcattttgtttttgtataaaaaaaaaattctgggcAGCGAAATCTTCTGTTTGGTGGTCATATCCCAGTTAATATATGATAGAACGCTTCGCTAGCTCTATTACAACCCTGCTAAACCACTGCACAGCAACCAGGTCATCAGTTATTCGGTGTGTAGATACCTTCTGTATCCGCAGTGTTACATAAGTTATTAAATTGTTGCTCGATTCTTTTCTGAATCACAGCTTTGTCTTTTAATTCTACTCATCTTAAAGTCAAAACAGCAAGCcttgtattattttattgttgagCTTTTGACACGTGTTTTGGATTGCCCTTTTTATCGACATTGATACAAAAAAAGTCCCCACCAACAATGATATATCGGGCCGATTAAGCTAAGCTCATTGTATATTGTTTTCCTGGTGTTGTCACGCCCATTTACATGCCAACAGTGGGCCATAATGTCAGAGAACATCACGATTTAGTCCTTTCAATCTCTATACCTTCACACAAACTTAATTCAAAGGGTGGTATTTTTTTAGAGCAGAAAAGCTCTGGTCCAGGGATAGATTTGACTGCTTTATGACAATACTCTCCAACAAAGTCACTTCTTTGGAAAATTAAAGAATGACTGTCTCAACATATCACATCACCAGACTCTTTCATTTCTTAGGTGTTTACTGTTTGTGTAATAAAGGGAAACTTGGTATGGTTACTATTCTTTGTTCAAGGAAGTACTTCCTGGAATATCACTGATATGGTCTAAGGGATGCCAAAGTTATGTTACCAGTAAGAGGCaagctaaataaaaacacttgaCTTAAATCatgttattaaataattttgtgcaTCAGTTTGAGTAAAATATTGTCATTGGAAGTATGTGTGACCCTGTTCAAACTTTTAGGGGTATCATTCATGCTTCAGCTCACCATACAGTTAGCCTTTGTGTGCTTTAGCCTTTTGACCCAGACTGTTCATGTCTTTAAAATGGCTGGCAATAATGAAACACTATTCTTCCCCTCATTGTGACTGTACGCACTAAATTATTTATCACTCTTGGGAGACCCTCCCCATATGTCTGCATTTCTGAGTGGGTTGAAAAAGGCAATAAAGATACCAACACCAGGAGAAAATAGTGAAAGGCTGTTTCGATGTGAAGAGGTTAACCTGCTGCTTTTTTGTGTGTGCTAAATAACAATAATAGTAAGTGGGGATGCAGTTTGTAATTTCAGAGGGTTTAAAGACCTGAAGTGATTCTctcaggggggggggggggggggggggaatttGGCTTGCCCAAAAATTTACACCATGAGTGAAACATCTTTTATTTTCAAGTGAAAGAGGAACAGGGGTCATCCAAAATCTTAATGATTGTGATACAACCGGTATGTttggagggggaaaaaaaaaaaacttaaaataaatgtctctAACAATAATTGTTCTTGGaggtctttttgttttcttgggaCTCGAATGAGAAACCTGGAAgttattgtttcatttcagGTTGTCCTTAGATTATTTAGATACAAGATGACTAGATTAAAACTTAAATACCTGTGCAGTGTGTTTCAATAGTCTTATAGTTCTATCTGACCTAAACGCTAACAATAGTACTGTGAATTACTCCCTATTTGGAGTTATTGCACTAATATAACCGCAGTATGGTCGGTGACTCAGGACCATAGCTTTGGTGACCTGCTCCTTCTAAAGCGTATCTTGCTAAATTCATAAGACATCTTTCTGTTGTTCAATTGAATGTTACTGTAATGGTAACCATCTTTTGTAAGCACCAAACAAAAGTTTTACTGCTGTAGGAGACAcctttttgttgtcttttttgaTTCTCTGCTGTTCCCCCAGGGAAAAGTATGGCCTGTTTCTGGTGAAACGAGAAGCATCGTAGAACCTGCTATATAGAGCACATGTGTAACACTAAGTCTGCAGGTGTTCGACAATCACTGAAACAACGTGGCTTAAGTTGCACTTTATCCCCCCAAAAGAAATGAAACTAGTCATTTAAAGATGACCCTTTTTATAAGAAAACGATTCTATAGTTTTAAGTCCATATACTCAGTA is a genomic window of Girardinichthys multiradiatus isolate DD_20200921_A chromosome X, DD_fGirMul_XY1, whole genome shotgun sequence containing:
- the LOC124862199 gene encoding caveolae-associated protein 1-like codes for the protein MADIAVKKEHAAHADVPYDDEEVALVGAATEPAVDDDDPVEEVDLVLDAGSGGKSEAQMNGVMVLSLLDKIIGVVDKIQQTQNGLEARQEAMEKSVSTIQGELGKLSKNHVDTANTVNKMLDKVRKVSVNVKTVRSNLEKQAGQIKKLENNEHELLKRRNFKVLIYQDQVKTPKESKSRTAETAEGKTVEGLEQIPEEGQEGVKASLNSDEEIEVEEIIEESRTKRLQRTTKQQVDNIKNAFSKEKMEKTKIKTKENLEKTKQRTRENLEKTRQKTRDNLEKTKHNLEKKINKLGTRMTPNQERKAKIKSSKDKFKKSLSPDHTVYARSKTTVYRVPPFTFHVKKIREGEEEVVQNTEIVEATDGEAQPEGEENGLGVHVEVEEGGLVNVDGPEMQGLVEVTEDSQLVRVEPEHLRKVGSE